A window of the Lolium perenne isolate Kyuss_39 chromosome 7, Kyuss_2.0, whole genome shotgun sequence genome harbors these coding sequences:
- the LOC139833494 gene encoding uncharacterized protein produces MAPSEPSAADLAAAAAEATAKAALWTLAAALPSIRAVVPVTLKLSTSNYLQWRGMFSDAVEKYALEDAYPTNPPPQWVRNDAIVLSWLNSAVAPELLAMIVDTTTPLPAHALWTRLSNIYHDNADTRSSYLEQEFHGLQQGSLTMVDYYRKQKVLADELSALGTTITDKRLVQNTLRGLGPRLAYMRTLLLKQRPLPPFLDIRSSLLLEELTLQQQSESSLTPSAFVARGAPTPPPPRGPAENMGPPRRPEVCRNFQRFGNCRFGARCRYVHSASPQQRGGTPNTSGKGPHAPWPSMQNPWAGSIQMWPGPPPRPPPLGPPQAHHAMLSAPPPWPYGSTSPMPWPPGAAIPWTPGATPSAPPPASTYNPTAPPPSFDQAQLMQAFNTMSLTPPSSNEWFMDSGASAHMTGNQGNLSHILTSHSPYPHVIVGNGQTIPTTHIGHTTLSSPTHSFSLNDVLVTPDLIKNLISVRKFTTDNLLSVEFDPFGLSVKDFRTKNEIIRCNSSVTSTPSGCRPPLCTHSPPSHH; encoded by the coding sequence ATGGCGCCGTCAGAGCCCTCCGCCGCTGATCTCGCGGCCGCTGCCGCCGAGGCCACCGCCAAGGCCGCTCTCTGGACGCTCGCGGCCGCACTCCCCAGCATCCGTGCCGTCGTGCCGGTCACCCTCAAGCTTTCAACCTCCAACTACCTCCAATGGCGCGGCATGTTCTCCGACGCTGTTGAGAAGTACGCCCTCGAGGATGCCTACCCCACGAACCCCCCGCCACAGTGGGTCCGCAACGACGCCATCGTCCTGTCATGGCTCAACAGCGCCGTCGCGCCCGAGCTTCTCGCCATGATCGTTGACACCACGACGCCACTGCCTGCACACGCCTTGTGGACGCGCCTCTCCAACATCTACCACGACAACGCGGACACCCGCTCCTCCTACCTCGAGCAAGAGTTCCACGGTCTCCAACAGGGCTCCCTGACCATGGTTGATTACTACCGCAAGCAGAAGGTTCTCGCCGACGAGCTCAGTGCGCTGGGCACGACCATCACCGACAAACGCCTAGTCCAGAACACGCTTCGCGGTCTCGGACCTCGGCTTGCGTACATGCGCACATTGCTCCTGAAACAGCGTCCCCTTCCGCCGTTTCTCGACATCCGCTCATCTCTACTACTCGAGGAGCTCACGTTGCAGCAGCAGTCCGAGTCATCCTTAACCCCGTCTGCCTTCGTCGCGCGCGGAGCCCCCACACCTCCACCACCGCGTGGCCCTGCCGAAAATATGGGACCTCCGCGGCGCCCGGAAGTCTGCCGCAACTTCCAGCGCTTTGGAAACTGTCGCTTTGGCGCACGGTGCCGTTACGTCCACTCCGCGTCTCCCCAACAACGCGGCGGCACCCCCAACACATCCGGGAAGGGACCGCATGCTCCCTGGCCGTCGATGCAGAACCCTTGGGCTGGGTCAATCCAGATGTGGCCAGGACCACCGCCACGGCCACCTCCTCTTGGCCCGCCTCAGGCTCATCATGCCATGCTATCAGCGCCGCCTCCATGGCCCTATGGCTCTACATCACCTATGCCATGGCCACCGGGAGCAGCTATACCATGGACGCCAGGAGCGACGCCGTCCGCCCCGCCACCTGCATCCACATACAATCCAACCGCACCACCGCCATCCTTCGACCAAGCCCAACTCATGCAGGCTTTCAACACCATGTCCCTGACACCACCATCCTCGAATGAGTGGTTCATGGACTCAGGCGCCTCCGCTCACATGACCGGCAATCAGGGTAACCTCTCTCACATCCTCACCTCTCACTCTCCTTACCCACATGTCATCGTCGGCAATGGCCAAACTATTCCCACAACCCACATCGGTCATACCACTCTTTCATCTCCTACCCATTCGTTCTCTCTTAACGATGTCTTAGTTACACCTGACCTAATTAAAAATCTTATTTCTGTTCGTAAATTCACAACTGATAATCTTCTATCTGTTGAGTTTGATCCGTTTGGTCTCTCTGTGAAGGACTTCCGCACCAAGAACGAGATCATCAGGTGCAATAGTTCGGTGACCTCTACCCCCTCTGGTTGCCGGCCTCCACTGTGCACGCACTCTCCACCATCACATCATTAG
- the LOC127313820 gene encoding germin-like protein 9-3 has translation MASNNCYSLVLVVVALVSAPLAAVAGDPDILTDFIVPASMVGMPPMNITGDFFTYTGFRAAMNMTMPMPSPALQNFTVTKATMMEFPALNGQSVSYAMLKFPSESVNPPHTHPRAAELLLVLNGTLCVGFIDTTGKLYTQDLAEGDMFVFPKGLVHYQYNPGQSPAVALSAFGSAAAGTVSVPVTVFGTGIDDAVLAKSFKTDVPTVQKLKAALTPPPKK, from the coding sequence ATGGCGTCCAACAACTGCTACTCCTTGGTGCTGGTGGTTGTTGCACTGGTCTCGGCGCCGCTGGCCGCCGTAGCCGGCGACCCAGACATTCTTACCGACTTCATCGTGCCGGCGTCGATGGTCGGCATGCCGCCGATGAACATCACCGGCGACTTCTTCACCTACACCGGCTTCCGTGCTGCCATGAACATGACCATGCCGATGCCGTCACCAGCGTTGCAGAACTTCACGGTGACCAAGGCCACCATGATGGAGTTTCCGGCTCTGAACGGGCAGAGCGTGTCGTACGCCATGCTCAAGTTCCCCTCCGAGTCCGTCAACCCGCCGCACACCCACCCACGTGCCGCGGAGCTGCTGCTCGTCCTCAATGGCACGCTCTGCGTCGGCTTCATCGACACTACCGGCAAGCTGTACACGCAGGACCTCGCCGAGGGCGACATGTTCGTGTTCCCCAAGGGCTTGGTGCACTACCAGTACAACCCGGGGCAAAGCCCCGCCGTCGCGCTCTCAGCTTTCGGCAGTGCCGCCGCAGGCACCGTGTCCGTGCCCGTCACCGTGTTCGGCACTGGCATCGACGATGCGGTTCTTGCCAAGTCGTTCAAGACTGACGTACCCACCGTGCAGAAGCTCAAGGCGGCGCTCACTCCCCCACCCAAGAAGTGA